Proteins encoded in a region of the Geobacillus genomosp. 3 genome:
- a CDS encoding LysR family transcriptional regulator yields MEERDWELLQTLFKYKNITKAAQELFISQPTISKRLREIEQHFGVTIVQRGRRGVQFTPEGEYLAKSAEQMLRHLRKIREHVKDMNTAVVEGTLRLGVSNYFAKYQLPRVLKRFKDEHPHVEFQVQTGWSREVFQWVYNQDVHIGFVRGDYQWAGKKHLLFEETLCVAYREEFDLGDLPRLPRIDYRTESLFKGIIDNWWAEHFEQPPYVGMTVDRVDTCKEMVIHGLGYAIVPRRILHDAPHLYKLDLTGREGTPILRKTWMIYHEEVLALKIAKLFVDLVEHLDDW; encoded by the coding sequence ATGGAAGAACGGGATTGGGAACTTTTGCAAACCTTATTTAAATATAAAAACATCACGAAAGCCGCCCAAGAGCTGTTTATTTCCCAGCCAACGATTTCGAAGCGGCTTCGCGAGATTGAGCAGCATTTTGGCGTGACCATCGTGCAAAGGGGGAGAAGAGGAGTGCAATTTACCCCTGAAGGAGAGTATTTGGCGAAGAGCGCAGAACAAATGTTGCGTCATTTGCGCAAGATTAGAGAACATGTCAAGGATATGAATACAGCTGTCGTAGAGGGAACGCTGCGGCTAGGCGTTTCGAATTACTTTGCCAAGTATCAGCTTCCGCGAGTATTAAAACGTTTTAAAGATGAACATCCGCATGTTGAATTCCAAGTGCAAACAGGTTGGAGCCGGGAAGTGTTTCAATGGGTGTACAATCAGGATGTACATATTGGATTTGTTCGGGGAGACTATCAATGGGCGGGCAAAAAGCATCTCTTATTTGAAGAAACGCTTTGCGTTGCTTATAGGGAAGAATTCGACCTTGGCGATCTTCCTCGCTTGCCAAGAATTGACTATCGCACGGAGTCTTTATTTAAAGGCATCATTGATAACTGGTGGGCTGAACATTTCGAACAGCCCCCGTACGTTGGGATGACGGTCGACCGAGTGGATACTTGCAAGGAAATGGTGATTCATGGTCTTGGATATGCGATCGTCCCCCGCCGGATCCTTCATGATGCGCCGCACTTGTACAAGCTCGATCTCACAGGTCGGGAAGGAACGCCGATCCTCCGGAAAACGTGGATGATTTATCATGAAGAAGTGTTGGCACTCAAAATCGCTAAGCTGTTTGTGGATTTAGTGGAACATTTGGACGACTGGTGA
- a CDS encoding dihydroorotate dehydrogenase, with translation MNRLAVELPGLSLKNPIMPASGCFGFGREYARFYDLSVLGAMMIKATTKEPRFGNPTPRVAETPAGMLNAIGLQNPGLDKVLAEELPWLQQFDVPIIANIAGSTAEEYVEVAEAISKAPNVHALELNISCPNVKKGGIAFGTVPDVAAELTRLVKEVSAVPVYVKLSPNVTDIVAMAKAIEQAGADGLTMINTLVGMRIDVKTGRPILANGTGGLSGPAVKPIAIRMIYEVSQAVSIPIIGMGGIQTAEDVLEFFYAGASAVAVGTANFVDPFVCPTIIADLPALLDELGIGHISECIGRSWKTGAHAVHCRA, from the coding sequence ATGAACCGGCTTGCGGTTGAACTGCCAGGTCTTTCCCTCAAAAACCCGATCATGCCGGCGTCCGGCTGTTTCGGATTTGGCCGCGAGTACGCCCGGTTTTACGATTTAAGCGTGTTAGGCGCCATGATGATCAAGGCGACGACAAAAGAGCCGCGCTTTGGCAACCCGACGCCCCGGGTGGCGGAAACGCCGGCTGGGATGTTAAACGCCATCGGCCTGCAAAATCCGGGTCTTGACAAAGTGCTCGCAGAAGAGCTGCCGTGGCTTCAGCAGTTTGACGTGCCGATCATCGCCAACATCGCCGGCTCAACGGCAGAAGAGTACGTTGAGGTGGCCGAAGCGATTTCGAAGGCGCCCAACGTCCATGCACTGGAGCTCAACATTTCCTGCCCGAACGTGAAAAAAGGCGGCATTGCGTTTGGCACCGTGCCAGACGTAGCCGCCGAGCTGACGCGGCTTGTCAAAGAAGTGTCCGCCGTGCCGGTGTACGTGAAGCTGTCGCCGAACGTCACCGACATCGTGGCGATGGCAAAAGCGATTGAACAAGCGGGCGCCGATGGGTTGACGATGATCAACACGCTCGTTGGCATGCGCATTGACGTGAAAACAGGCCGGCCGATTTTGGCGAACGGCACCGGGGGCTTATCCGGCCCGGCGGTGAAACCGATCGCCATTCGCATGATTTATGAAGTGAGCCAGGCGGTGTCGATTCCGATCATCGGCATGGGCGGCATTCAGACGGCGGAAGACGTGCTCGAATTTTTCTACGCCGGCGCGAGCGCGGTTGCCGTCGGAACGGCCAACTTCGTCGACCCGTTCGTCTGCCCGACGATTATCGCCGACCTGCCGGCGTTGCTCGATGAACTCGGGATCGGCCACATTTCCGAATGCATAGGAAGGAGCTGGAAGACCGGTGCACACGCCGTTCATTGTCGCGCTTGA
- the pyrF gene encoding orotidine-5'-phosphate decarboxylase yields MHTPFIVALDFPSKQEAAAFLRPFAGTPLFVKVGMELYYQEGPAIVAFLKEQGHAVFLDLKLHDIPNTVKQAMKGLAHVGADLVNVHAAGGRRMMEAAMEGLDAGTPSGTMRPRCIAVTQLTSTDERMLHEELWIDRPFAETVAHYAALAKESGLDGVVCSAKEAALMKERCDASFLAVTPGIRFADDEAHDQVRVVTPRKARELGADYIVVGRSITRAADPLGAYARLQHEWNGGERE; encoded by the coding sequence GTGCACACGCCGTTCATTGTCGCGCTTGATTTTCCGTCAAAGCAAGAAGCCGCCGCCTTTTTGCGCCCATTTGCGGGAACGCCGCTGTTCGTCAAAGTCGGGATGGAGTTGTACTACCAAGAAGGTCCCGCCATCGTCGCGTTCCTGAAAGAACAAGGGCATGCCGTCTTTTTAGACTTAAAACTGCACGACATCCCGAATACGGTGAAACAAGCGATGAAAGGGCTCGCCCACGTCGGCGCCGATCTGGTGAACGTCCACGCCGCCGGCGGCCGGCGCATGATGGAAGCAGCCATGGAAGGGCTTGACGCCGGCACGCCAAGCGGAACCATGCGGCCGCGCTGCATCGCCGTCACCCAGCTGACGAGCACGGACGAGCGGATGCTTCACGAGGAGCTGTGGATTGACCGCCCGTTTGCGGAAACAGTCGCCCATTACGCCGCCTTGGCGAAAGAAAGCGGGCTTGATGGCGTCGTCTGCTCGGCCAAGGAAGCCGCGCTCATGAAAGAACGGTGCGACGCCTCGTTTCTTGCCGTCACGCCAGGCATCCGCTTTGCCGATGATGAGGCGCATGACCAAGTGCGCGTCGTCACGCCAAGGAAAGCGCGTGAGCTCGGCGCCGACTACATCGTCGTCGGCCGCAGCATCACCCGCGCCGCCGACCCGCTCGGGGCGTATGCCCGCCTGCAACACGAATGGAACGGAGGAGAGAGAGAATGA
- the pyrE gene encoding orotate phosphoribosyltransferase → MKHDIAAKLLQIGAVALQPNEPFTWSSGLKSPIYCDNRLTLAYPDVRRTIADGLAELIRTQFPEADLIAGTATAGIPHAAWVSERLELPMCYVRSQAKAHGKGKQIEGKAEPGQRVVVIEDLISTGGSSLTAVRALKEAGCEVLGVAAIFTYGLDKAKQAFAAENLPAYTLTDYDTLIETAVRLGAVSEHNLATLRKWRENPEEWGK, encoded by the coding sequence ATGAAACACGACATCGCCGCCAAACTGCTTCAAATCGGGGCCGTCGCCCTGCAGCCGAACGAGCCGTTTACATGGTCTTCGGGCTTGAAATCGCCGATTTATTGCGACAACCGCCTGACGCTCGCTTACCCCGACGTGCGCCGCACGATCGCCGACGGCCTCGCCGAACTCATCCGCACCCAGTTCCCTGAGGCGGATCTCATCGCCGGCACAGCGACCGCCGGCATCCCGCACGCCGCCTGGGTGAGCGAGCGGCTTGAGCTGCCGATGTGCTACGTCCGCAGCCAGGCGAAAGCGCACGGCAAAGGAAAACAAATCGAAGGCAAAGCTGAACCGGGCCAGCGCGTGGTCGTCATCGAAGACTTAATCTCGACAGGCGGCAGCTCGCTTACGGCCGTCCGCGCCTTGAAAGAAGCGGGCTGCGAAGTGCTTGGCGTCGCCGCCATTTTCACATACGGGCTTGACAAAGCGAAGCAGGCGTTTGCGGCGGAGAATTTGCCTGCCTACACGCTCACCGACTACGACACCCTCATCGAAACGGCCGTCCGCCTTGGCGCCGTCAGCGAACACAACTTGGCGACATTGCGAAAATGGCGGGAGAATCCGGAGGAGTGGGGGAAATAG
- a CDS encoding dihydroorotase: protein MAVWLKHGMSFNNNGEFVRTEVKIDNGVIAAIGPELAVDADGHVIDVGGKLIAPGLIDLHVHLREPGGEAKETIETGTLAAAKGGFTTVAAMPNTNPVPDTKEQMEWLQARIRETARVNVLPYAAITIGQKGEELTDFAALKEAGAFAFTDDGVGVQSAGMMFEAMKRAAALDMAIVAHCEDDTLKNGGAVHDGDFARRHGIAGIPSVCESVHIARDVLLAEAAGCHYHVCHISTKESVRIVRDAKRAGIRVTAEVTPHHLLLCEDDIPELDANYKMNPPLRSRADREALIEGLLDGTIDLIATDHAPHTTAEKAKGIEAAPFGIVGLETAFPLLYTHFVKTGVFSLKQLVDWLTVKPAQCFGLNAGRLAVGAPADLTVIDLEAEETIDPETFASKGKNTPFAGWKCQGWPVMTFVNGTLVWEKGRE, encoded by the coding sequence ATGGCCGTATGGTTGAAACATGGCATGTCGTTCAATAACAACGGGGAGTTCGTGCGAACGGAGGTGAAAATCGATAACGGGGTCATTGCGGCTATCGGCCCGGAACTGGCGGTCGACGCAGACGGCCACGTGATCGATGTCGGAGGAAAGTTGATCGCTCCAGGGTTGATCGATTTGCACGTCCATTTGCGCGAGCCGGGCGGCGAGGCGAAAGAAACGATTGAAACGGGCACGCTTGCGGCGGCGAAAGGCGGCTTTACGACGGTTGCCGCCATGCCGAACACGAATCCGGTGCCCGATACGAAAGAGCAAATGGAATGGCTGCAAGCCCGCATCCGCGAAACGGCGCGCGTCAACGTGCTTCCGTACGCAGCGATCACGATTGGACAAAAAGGGGAAGAGCTGACCGATTTTGCGGCGTTGAAGGAAGCTGGAGCGTTCGCGTTCACTGATGACGGCGTCGGCGTGCAGTCGGCCGGGATGATGTTTGAAGCGATGAAACGGGCCGCGGCGCTCGATATGGCGATCGTCGCCCATTGCGAAGATGATACACTGAAAAACGGCGGCGCGGTGCATGACGGCGATTTCGCCCGCCGGCATGGGATCGCCGGCATTCCGTCCGTCTGCGAATCGGTCCATATCGCCCGCGACGTCTTGCTCGCTGAAGCGGCCGGCTGCCATTACCACGTCTGCCACATCAGCACGAAAGAGTCGGTGCGCATCGTCCGCGACGCGAAGCGGGCCGGCATCCGCGTCACCGCCGAAGTGACGCCGCACCATCTGCTCTTGTGCGAGGACGACATCCCGGAGCTGGATGCGAACTACAAAATGAATCCGCCGCTGCGCAGCCGCGCAGACCGCGAGGCGCTCATTGAAGGGCTGCTCGATGGGACGATCGATTTGATCGCCACCGACCATGCGCCGCATACAACGGCGGAAAAAGCGAAAGGCATCGAGGCGGCGCCGTTTGGCATCGTGGGGCTCGAGACGGCGTTTCCGCTCCTATATACGCATTTTGTCAAAACCGGCGTGTTTTCATTAAAGCAGCTTGTCGACTGGCTGACGGTGAAACCGGCGCAATGCTTCGGCCTAAACGCCGGACGGCTTGCCGTCGGGGCGCCGGCGGATCTCACGGTCATTGATTTAGAGGCAGAAGAAACAATTGATCCGGAGACGTTTGCGTCGAAAGGAAAAAATACGCCGTTTGCCGGCTGGAAATGCCAAGGCTGGCCGGTGATGACGTTTGTCAACGGAACACTCGTATGGGAGAAAGGGAGAGAGTAA
- a CDS encoding carbamoyl phosphate synthase small subunit, with protein sequence MKRQLILEDGSFFVGEAFGSMKETTGEVVFNTGMTGYQEILTDPSYCGQIVTMTYPLIGNYGINRDDFEAIRPYVHGFIVKEACVTPSNWRGELTLDEYLKEKDIPGLAGIDTRKLTRLIRQYGTLKGMICGLDVHPAEAAAKLRAMEWPRDQVRRVSTKSAYPSPGRGERVVLIDFGMKHGILRELNKRNCDVIVLPYNATAEDVLSWYPDGVMLSNGPGDPKDVPEAIEMIRGILGKVPLFGICLGHQLFALACGANTEKLKFGHRGSNHPVKDLRTGKVAITAQNHGYTVTHESLAGTRLEVTHVALNDGTVEGLRHLDFPAFTVQYHPEASPGPEDANPLFDEFLALIREFNKKGEVIHA encoded by the coding sequence ATGAAACGGCAACTGATCTTGGAAGACGGCTCGTTTTTTGTCGGGGAGGCGTTTGGGAGCATGAAAGAGACGACCGGGGAAGTCGTCTTTAACACTGGCATGACCGGCTACCAAGAAATTTTGACCGACCCGTCGTATTGCGGGCAAATTGTGACGATGACGTATCCGCTAATCGGCAACTACGGCATCAACCGCGACGACTTTGAAGCGATCCGCCCGTACGTGCACGGGTTCATCGTCAAAGAAGCGTGCGTGACACCGTCGAACTGGCGCGGCGAACTGACGCTGGATGAGTATTTAAAAGAAAAGGACATTCCGGGGCTGGCCGGCATCGACACGCGCAAATTGACGCGCCTCATCCGCCAATACGGAACGTTAAAAGGGATGATTTGCGGGCTTGACGTCCATCCGGCGGAAGCGGCGGCCAAGCTGCGGGCGATGGAGTGGCCGCGCGACCAAGTGCGGCGCGTCTCAACAAAAAGCGCCTACCCAAGCCCGGGGCGCGGCGAGCGCGTCGTCCTGATCGATTTCGGGATGAAACACGGCATTTTGCGCGAGCTGAACAAGCGGAACTGCGATGTCATCGTCTTGCCGTACAACGCGACGGCGGAAGACGTGCTCAGCTGGTATCCGGACGGGGTGATGCTGTCAAACGGACCGGGCGACCCGAAAGACGTGCCGGAAGCGATCGAGATGATCCGTGGCATTCTCGGCAAAGTGCCGCTCTTTGGCATCTGCCTCGGCCATCAGCTGTTCGCCTTGGCGTGCGGCGCGAATACGGAAAAACTGAAATTCGGCCATCGCGGCTCGAATCATCCGGTCAAAGACTTGCGCACCGGCAAAGTGGCCATTACGGCGCAAAACCACGGCTATACGGTCACGCATGAATCGCTTGCCGGCACGCGCCTTGAGGTGACCCATGTCGCCTTAAACGACGGCACGGTCGAAGGGCTCCGCCATCTCGATTTCCCGGCGTTTACGGTGCAATACCATCCGGAAGCGTCGCCGGGTCCGGAAGATGCGAATCCGCTGTTTGACGAGTTTTTGGCGCTCATCCGTGAGTTCAACAAGAAAGGGGAAGTCATCCATGCCTAA
- the carB gene encoding carbamoyl-phosphate synthase large subunit: MPKRRDIETILVIGSGPIVIGQAAEFDYAGTQACLALKEEGYKVILVNSNPATIMTDTEIADKVYMEPLTLEFVARIIRKERPDAILPTLGGQTGLNLAVELAKAGVLDECGVEILGTKLEAIEKAEDREQFRALMNELGEPVPESAIIHSLEEAYAFVEQIGYPVIVRPAFTLGGTGGGICTNEEELMEIVSTGLKLSPVHQCLLERSIAGYKEIEYEVMRDANDNAIVVCNMENIDPVGIHTGDSVVVAPSQTLSDREYQLLRNASLNIIRALGIEGGCNVQLALDPDSFRYYVIEVNPRVSRSSALASKATGYPIAKLAAKIAVGLTLDEMINPVTGKTYACFEPALDYVVTKIPRFPFDKFESANRRLGTQMKATGEVMAIGRTFEESLLKAVRSLEIGVHHLELNEVKNAADDVIEKRIRKAGDERLFYIAEALRRGVTVDTLHEWSQIDRFFLHKIQNIIEMETVLKNRPGDLDVLKNAKALGFSDAAVAALWNKTERDVYALRRQKGIVPVYKMVDTCAAEFTSETPYYYSTYEEENESIVTEKPSVIVLGSGPIRIGQGIEFDYATVHCVWAIKQAGYEAIIINNNPETVSTDFSTSDKLYFEPLTAEDVMHVIDLEQPVGVIVQFGGQTAINLAAELEARGVRLLGTTLEDLDRAEDRDKFEQALSELGIPKPAGKTAVSVEEAVAIAEEIGYPVLVRPSYVLGGRAMEIVYNREELLHYMEHAVRVNPQHPVLVDRYITGKEVEVDAIADGETVVIPGIMEHIERAGVHSGDSIAVYPPQTLSAEVIDKIADYTIRLARGLHIVGLLNIQFVVSGSDVYVLEVNPRSSRTVPFLSKITGVPMANLATKAILGTKLAEMGYETGVCPVRPGVYVKVPVFSFAKLRNVDISLGPEMKSTGEVIGKDVTFEKALYKGLVASGIHIQPHGAVLLTVADKDKEEAVELARRFADIGYQLLATNGTAETLNAAGISVTVVNKIHSASPNILDVIRQGKAQVVINTLTKGKQPESDGFRIRREAVENGIPCLTSLDTARAMLQVLESMTFSTTAMTEGLVRS, from the coding sequence ATGCCTAAACGCCGCGACATCGAAACGATTTTAGTGATCGGCTCGGGGCCGATCGTCATCGGCCAGGCGGCTGAATTCGACTATGCGGGAACGCAAGCGTGCCTCGCGTTGAAAGAAGAAGGATACAAAGTCATTCTCGTCAACTCGAATCCGGCGACGATCATGACCGATACGGAAATCGCCGATAAAGTGTATATGGAGCCGCTGACGCTTGAGTTTGTCGCCCGCATTATCCGCAAAGAGCGGCCGGATGCGATTTTGCCGACGCTGGGCGGCCAGACCGGCCTCAACTTGGCGGTGGAACTGGCAAAAGCCGGGGTGTTGGACGAGTGCGGCGTCGAAATTCTCGGCACGAAGCTTGAAGCGATTGAAAAAGCGGAAGACCGCGAACAGTTCCGTGCTCTTATGAATGAGCTCGGCGAGCCGGTGCCGGAAAGCGCGATTATTCACAGCCTGGAAGAGGCGTACGCGTTTGTCGAACAAATCGGCTATCCGGTCATCGTCCGCCCGGCGTTCACGCTCGGCGGCACAGGCGGGGGCATTTGCACGAACGAAGAAGAGCTTATGGAGATCGTCTCAACCGGCTTGAAGCTGAGCCCGGTGCACCAATGTTTGCTCGAGCGGAGCATCGCCGGCTACAAGGAGATTGAATACGAAGTGATGCGCGACGCCAACGACAACGCGATCGTCGTCTGCAACATGGAAAACATCGACCCGGTCGGCATTCATACGGGTGATTCGGTCGTCGTCGCCCCGAGCCAGACGTTAAGCGACCGCGAATACCAGCTGTTGCGGAACGCGTCGTTGAACATCATCCGCGCCCTTGGCATCGAAGGCGGCTGCAACGTCCAGCTGGCGCTTGACCCGGACAGCTTCCGCTATTACGTCATTGAAGTGAATCCGCGCGTCAGCCGCTCGTCGGCATTGGCGTCAAAAGCAACGGGGTATCCGATCGCGAAACTGGCCGCGAAAATCGCCGTCGGCCTGACGCTTGACGAAATGATCAACCCGGTCACCGGGAAAACGTACGCTTGCTTTGAGCCGGCACTCGATTACGTCGTGACGAAAATTCCGCGCTTTCCGTTTGACAAATTCGAATCGGCGAACCGTCGGCTGGGCACGCAAATGAAAGCGACCGGCGAAGTAATGGCGATCGGCCGGACGTTTGAAGAATCGCTGTTAAAAGCCGTTCGTTCGCTCGAGATCGGCGTGCACCATCTCGAATTGAACGAAGTGAAAAACGCGGCGGATGACGTGATCGAAAAACGGATCCGCAAGGCGGGCGACGAGCGGCTCTTTTACATCGCCGAAGCGCTCCGCCGCGGGGTGACGGTCGATACGTTGCATGAATGGAGCCAAATCGACCGCTTTTTCCTGCATAAAATCCAAAACATCATCGAGATGGAAACGGTGCTGAAAAACCGCCCGGGCGACCTTGACGTGTTAAAGAACGCGAAAGCGCTCGGCTTCTCCGATGCGGCGGTGGCGGCGTTATGGAACAAAACGGAGCGCGACGTTTACGCGCTGCGCCGCCAGAAAGGCATCGTGCCGGTGTACAAAATGGTCGATACGTGCGCAGCCGAATTCACGTCGGAAACGCCGTACTACTACAGCACGTACGAGGAAGAAAACGAGTCCATCGTGACGGAAAAACCGAGCGTCATCGTCCTTGGCTCCGGTCCGATCCGCATCGGCCAAGGGATCGAGTTTGACTACGCGACCGTCCATTGCGTCTGGGCCATTAAGCAGGCCGGCTATGAGGCGATCATCATCAACAACAACCCGGAAACGGTGTCGACCGACTTCAGCACGTCGGACAAACTGTATTTCGAGCCGCTGACGGCCGAAGACGTGATGCATGTCATCGACCTCGAGCAGCCGGTCGGCGTCATCGTCCAGTTCGGCGGGCAAACGGCGATCAACTTGGCGGCGGAACTCGAAGCGCGCGGCGTCCGTCTGCTCGGGACGACGCTTGAAGATTTGGACCGCGCGGAAGACCGCGACAAATTTGAACAGGCGCTCTCAGAGCTCGGCATTCCGAAGCCGGCCGGCAAAACGGCCGTTTCGGTCGAAGAAGCGGTCGCCATCGCGGAGGAGATCGGCTATCCGGTGCTCGTCCGCCCGTCGTATGTGCTCGGCGGCCGGGCAATGGAAATTGTGTATAACCGCGAGGAGCTGCTTCATTACATGGAACACGCCGTGCGCGTCAATCCGCAGCACCCGGTGCTCGTTGACCGGTACATCACCGGCAAAGAAGTCGAAGTCGACGCCATTGCCGACGGCGAGACGGTCGTCATCCCGGGGATCATGGAACATATCGAACGGGCCGGCGTCCATTCCGGCGACTCGATCGCCGTCTATCCGCCCCAGACATTAAGCGCGGAAGTGATCGACAAGATCGCGGATTACACGATCCGACTGGCGCGCGGACTGCATATTGTCGGGCTGTTGAACATTCAGTTTGTCGTCTCGGGAAGCGATGTGTACGTCTTGGAAGTGAACCCGCGCTCAAGCCGCACGGTGCCGTTTTTAAGCAAAATCACCGGCGTGCCGATGGCCAATCTTGCCACGAAAGCCATTTTAGGGACGAAGCTTGCCGAGATGGGCTATGAGACGGGCGTTTGCCCGGTGCGTCCTGGCGTGTACGTGAAAGTGCCGGTGTTCTCGTTTGCCAAACTGCGCAACGTCGACATCTCGCTCGGCCCGGAAATGAAGTCGACCGGCGAAGTGATCGGCAAAGACGTGACGTTCGAAAAAGCGCTCTATAAGGGGCTTGTCGCTTCGGGCATCCACATCCAGCCGCACGGAGCCGTGTTGTTGACGGTGGCCGACAAAGACAAGGAAGAAGCGGTCGAACTGGCCCGCCGCTTTGCCGATATCGGCTATCAACTCTTGGCGACGAACGGCACGGCGGAAACGTTGAACGCCGCCGGCATTTCGGTGACGGTCGTCAATAAAATCCACTCGGCGTCGCCGAACATTTTGGATGTCATCCGCCAAGGAAAAGCGCAAGTTGTCATCAACACGCTGACGAAAGGGAAGCAGCCGGAAAGCGACGGCTTCCGCATCCGCCGTGAAGCGGTCGAAAACGGCATTCCGTGCTTGACGTCGCTCGATACGGCAAGGGCGATGCTGCAAGTGCTTGAATCGATGACGTTTTCAACGACGGCGATGACGGAAGGGCTGGTGCGGTCATGA
- a CDS encoding dihydroorotate dehydrogenase electron transfer subunit has protein sequence MIGRERMTVASQRLIAERTYELTLSGRLVQEMKQPGQFVHVKAAATADPLLRRPLSLCRIDRKQGQCTIIYRQEGKGTALLAQKQPGDVVDVLGPLGNGFPLDAAPAGGRALLVGGGIGVPPLYELAKQLTKRGVGVVSVLGFQTKAAVFYEEEFAAFGETYVATDDGSHGTPGRVTDVIEARSLEFDVLYACGPKPMLRALAERFPNRPVYVSLEERMGCGVGACFACVCHVPGSGTAYKKVCSDGPVFRAEEVVL, from the coding sequence ATGATCGGCCGCGAACGAATGACGGTCGCAAGCCAGCGGCTGATCGCCGAGCGGACGTATGAATTGACGCTCTCAGGCCGCCTTGTGCAAGAGATGAAGCAGCCGGGCCAGTTCGTCCATGTGAAGGCAGCGGCAACGGCCGATCCGCTTTTGCGCCGCCCGCTCAGCCTTTGCCGCATCGACCGCAAGCAGGGCCAATGCACGATCATTTACCGCCAGGAAGGGAAAGGCACCGCGCTCCTTGCGCAAAAACAGCCGGGCGATGTGGTCGATGTGCTCGGCCCGCTCGGCAACGGCTTTCCGCTCGATGCCGCGCCGGCGGGCGGCCGGGCGCTGCTGGTCGGCGGCGGCATCGGCGTCCCGCCGCTCTATGAACTGGCGAAACAGCTCACAAAGCGCGGTGTTGGAGTGGTGAGCGTGCTCGGGTTTCAAACGAAAGCGGCAGTCTTTTATGAAGAAGAATTCGCCGCGTTTGGGGAGACGTATGTCGCAACCGATGACGGCTCGCACGGAACGCCGGGGCGCGTCACCGATGTGATCGAAGCGCGCTCGCTCGAGTTTGACGTCTTGTACGCCTGCGGCCCGAAACCGATGCTTCGGGCGCTGGCGGAACGGTTTCCGAACCGGCCGGTGTACGTGTCGCTCGAGGAGCGGATGGGCTGCGGCGTCGGGGCGTGTTTTGCCTGCGTCTGCCATGTGCCGGGGAGCGGGACGGCGTATAAAAAAGTATGCAGCGACGGTCCGGTGTTTCGGGCCGAGGAGGTGGTATTATGA